A genomic region of Globicephala melas chromosome 9, mGloMel1.2, whole genome shotgun sequence contains the following coding sequences:
- the SNX10 gene encoding sorting nexin-10 codes for MFPEQQKEEFVSVWVRDPRIQKEDFWHSYIDYEICIHTNSMCFTMKTSCVRRRYREFVWLRQRLQSNALLVQLPELPSKNLFFNMNNRQHVDQRRQGLEDFLRKVLQNALLLSDSSLHLFLQSHLNSEDIEACVSGQTKYSVEEAIHKFALMNRRFPEEEEEGKKENDIDYDSESSSSGVGHSSDDSSSHGCKMSTALQES; via the exons ATGTTTCCAGAACAGCAGAAAGAG GAATTTGTAAGTGTTTGGGTTCGAGATCCTAGGATTCAGAAGGAGGACTTCTGGCATTCTTATATTGACTATGAGATATGTATTCAT aCCAATAGCATGTGTTTTACAATGAAAACATCCTGTGTACGAAGAAGATATAGAGAATTTGTGTGGCTGAGGCAGAGACTCCAAAGTAATGCATTACTGGT aCAACTGCCAGAACTTCCATCTAAAAACCTATTTTTCAACATGAACAATCGCCAGCATGTAGATCAACGCCGTCAGGGTTTGGAAGATTTCCTCCGAAA GGTCCTACAGAATGCACTTCTGCTTTCAGATAGCAGCCTTCACCTCTTCCTGCAAAGCCATCTGAATTCAGAAGACATCGAGGCATGTGTTTCCGGGCAGACTAAGTACTCCGTAGAAGAAGCAATTCACAAGTTTGCCTTGATGAACAGACGTTtccctgaagaagaagaagaaggaaaaaaagaaaatgatatagatTATGATTCAGAAAG ttcATCCTCCGGGGTTGGACATAGTAGTGATGACAGCAGTTCACACGGATGTAAAATGAGCACAGCTCTGCAGgaatcctga